A window of the Bacteroides thetaiotaomicron VPI-5482 genome harbors these coding sequences:
- the ruvA gene encoding Holliday junction branch migration protein RuvA has protein sequence MIEYVRGELAELSPATAVIDCNGVGYAANISLNTYSAIQGKKNCKLYIYEAIREDAYVLYGFADKQEREIFLLLISVSGIGGNTARMILSALSPAELVNVISTENANLLKTVKGIGLKTAQRVIVDLKDKIKTMGATVAGGSASAGMLLQSASVEVQEEAVAALTMLGFAAAPSQKVVLAILKEEPDAPVEKVIKLALKRL, from the coding sequence ATGATAGAATATGTAAGAGGCGAACTTGCCGAACTTAGTCCGGCAACCGCAGTAATCGACTGTAACGGGGTAGGCTATGCCGCCAATATATCCCTGAATACTTATTCGGCTATTCAGGGGAAGAAAAACTGTAAGTTATATATCTATGAAGCTATTCGGGAGGACGCGTATGTGCTCTACGGATTTGCCGACAAGCAGGAGCGGGAGATTTTCCTGCTGCTCATTTCCGTGTCGGGCATCGGAGGCAATACGGCACGTATGATTCTCTCTGCCCTTTCGCCTGCCGAACTGGTGAATGTGATCAGCACCGAAAATGCGAATTTGCTGAAAACGGTGAAGGGGATCGGACTGAAAACAGCGCAGCGTGTCATTGTCGACCTGAAAGACAAGATAAAGACGATGGGAGCCACCGTGGCAGGAGGAAGCGCTTCTGCCGGAATGCTGCTGCAATCTGCCAGCGTAGAAGTGCAGGAGGAAGCGGTAGCCGCTCTGACCATGCTTGGCTTTGCCGCCGCGCCTTCGCAGAAAGTGGTACTGGCTATCTTGAAGGAAGAACCGGATGCTCCGGTGGAGAAAGTAATAAAACTGGCTTTGAAAAGACTGTAG